In the genome of Tropicibacter oceani, one region contains:
- a CDS encoding DeoR/GlpR family DNA-binding transcription regulator, whose translation MSQTFRHPEILEIARRQGKVTVEGLAGHFGVTLQTIRRDLTELGEAGKLERVHGGAVLPSGTTNIGYDERRAINAAGKAAMAQACAARIPDDISLFLNIGTSTEAVASALLGHRNLMVVTNNMNVATILAANPDCEVIVTGGQLRRADGGLVGNLAAETIRQFKFDMAVIGCSALDAEGDMLDYDIQEISVSQTILRQSRRTLLVADHTKFTRSAPVRIASLAEIDVFVTDRPLPGGLDAACRTWGCDVVVTQG comes from the coding sequence ATGTCTCAGACCTTTCGCCACCCCGAAATCCTGGAAATCGCCCGCAGGCAGGGCAAGGTCACGGTCGAGGGGCTGGCCGGTCATTTCGGCGTGACGTTGCAGACCATCCGCCGCGACCTGACCGAACTGGGCGAGGCCGGCAAGCTCGAGCGTGTGCACGGCGGGGCAGTCCTGCCGTCGGGGACGACGAACATCGGCTATGACGAACGCCGGGCGATCAACGCGGCGGGCAAGGCGGCCATGGCACAGGCCTGCGCCGCGCGCATCCCCGACGACATTTCCCTGTTCCTCAACATCGGCACCAGCACCGAGGCCGTCGCCAGCGCCCTGCTGGGCCATCGCAACCTGATGGTGGTGACCAACAACATGAACGTCGCGACCATCCTGGCCGCGAACCCCGATTGCGAGGTCATCGTGACCGGCGGCCAGTTGCGCCGCGCCGATGGCGGGCTGGTCGGCAACCTGGCCGCCGAGACGATCCGCCAGTTCAAGTTCGACATGGCGGTGATCGGCTGCTCTGCCCTCGATGCCGAGGGCGACATGCTGGACTATGACATTCAGGAAATCAGCGTCAGTCAGACGATCCTGCGGCAATCGCGGCGCACCCTGCTGGTGGCGGATCACACCAAGTTCACCCGAAGCGCCCCGGTTCGAATCGCCTCTTTGGCGGAAATCGACGTCTTTGTGACCGATCGCCCGCTGCCCGGGGGGCTGGATGCGGCCTGCCGCACCTGGGGCTGTGATGTCGTGGTGACGCAGGGCTGA
- a CDS encoding TIGR02300 family protein yields MPKEEWGVKRVCPTTGKRFYDLNKNPIVSPYTGEVVNLETGKRGQILADAADKASKAAAAEETDEVDLLDDDDVEVDLDDDDVLEDEDDDNVSLDDIADVASDGDDES; encoded by the coding sequence ATGCCCAAAGAAGAATGGGGTGTAAAACGCGTCTGCCCGACCACGGGCAAGCGTTTTTATGACCTGAACAAGAATCCGATCGTCAGCCCCTATACCGGTGAGGTCGTGAACCTTGAGACCGGCAAGCGCGGCCAGATCCTGGCCGATGCGGCTGACAAGGCGTCGAAAGCGGCCGCCGCAGAGGAAACCGATGAGGTCGATCTGCTGGACGATGACGATGTCGAAGTCGATCTGGACGATGACGATGTTCTGGAAGACGAAGACGACGACAACGTGTCGTTGGACGATATTGCCGACGTCGCAAGCGACGGCGACGACGAGTCCTGA
- a CDS encoding M48 family metallopeptidase codes for MGQINLPGNPPIPVILRRSARARRLSLRLSRLDGRVTLTLPKGVSEAEGRDFVLSKESWLRAHLDQQQAEVPVTHGALLPLHGADLPIRPGSGRAVRLTETALEVPGHQDQVPRRVQAFVKTLARDRLAEASDRYSQALGRPYTRLTLRDTRSRWGSCTADGGLMYSWRLILAPPAVLDYVAAHEVAHLAEMNHSPAFWAVVERLYGDWKAPRRWLRTQGPQLHRYRFD; via the coding sequence ATGGGCCAGATCAACCTACCCGGCAATCCTCCGATCCCGGTGATTCTGCGGCGCTCGGCGCGGGCGCGGCGGTTGTCGCTGCGCCTGTCGCGTCTGGACGGGCGCGTCACCCTGACCCTGCCCAAAGGCGTGTCCGAGGCCGAGGGCCGCGATTTCGTGCTGTCCAAGGAAAGCTGGCTGCGCGCGCATCTTGATCAGCAACAGGCCGAAGTCCCCGTCACCCACGGCGCCCTGCTGCCGCTGCATGGCGCCGACCTGCCGATTCGCCCCGGGTCGGGCCGCGCCGTGCGCCTGACCGAAACCGCGCTCGAAGTGCCGGGCCACCAGGATCAGGTGCCGCGCCGCGTGCAGGCCTTTGTGAAAACACTGGCGCGGGATCGGCTGGCCGAGGCATCGGACCGCTATTCGCAGGCGCTGGGCCGCCCCTATACGCGCCTGACGTTGCGCGACACGCGCTCGCGCTGGGGGTCGTGCACGGCGGATGGCGGGTTGATGTATTCCTGGCGGCTGATCCTCGCCCCGCCGGCGGTGCTTGACTACGTCGCCGCGCACGAGGTCGCGCATCTGGCCGAAATGAACCATTCCCCCGCCTTCTGGGCCGTGGTCGAACGGCTGTACGGCGACTGGAAGGCCCCGCGCCGCTGGCTGCGGACCCAAGGCCCGCAACTGCACCGCTACCGTTTCGACTAG
- a CDS encoding GntR family transcriptional regulator: protein MHTITPRPADTSTSAHDRVYRGLRTRIMHGQIEPGQALTLRGIGREFDVSMTPAREAVNRLVAEGALSMSNSGRVATPELTNERIEELAALRSLIEVELASRALPRAHMALIERLQTINSTIADAVSNRDAVSYIRTNLEFHRTLYLRAQAPAMLAMCETVWLQLGPTMRALYTRLRRSDPPQYHRLIIAALKAGDEPGLRLAVRSDVTQGLRMLAS from the coding sequence ATGCACACGATCACACCGCGCCCCGCTGACACCTCGACCTCGGCCCATGACCGCGTCTATCGCGGGCTGCGCACGCGCATCATGCACGGCCAGATCGAACCGGGGCAGGCGCTGACCCTGCGTGGCATCGGCCGTGAATTCGACGTCTCGATGACCCCCGCCCGCGAGGCGGTGAACCGGCTGGTCGCCGAAGGCGCGCTGTCGATGTCCAATTCGGGCCGCGTCGCAACGCCCGAACTGACGAACGAACGGATCGAGGAACTGGCCGCCCTGCGCAGCCTGATCGAGGTCGAGCTGGCCTCACGCGCCCTGCCGCGCGCCCATATGGCGCTGATCGAACGGCTGCAGACGATCAATTCGACCATCGCCGATGCGGTCAGCAACCGCGATGCGGTCAGCTATATCCGCACCAACCTTGAATTCCACCGCACGCTGTACCTGCGGGCGCAGGCCCCGGCGATGCTGGCGATGTGCGAAACCGTCTGGTTGCAGCTGGGTCCGACCATGCGGGCGCTTTACACGCGCCTGCGCCGGTCCGATCCGCCGCAGTATCACCGCCTGATCATCGCCGCGCTCAAGGCCGGGGATGAACCGGGGCTGCGACTGGCGGTCCGCTCGGACGTGACGCAGGGCCTGCGCATGCTGGCCAGCTGA
- a CDS encoding cation:proton antiporter: MEAGGLTQLAPAFTGFGALFLAGLAADTLGRRTRLPRVTLLLLLGIAVGPSALGLIPAAALNLYEALSAVALTMVAFLLGGSLTRDRLSERGRAILCVSGMVVVVTVIGLTLGLMLIGVPPELALLLGAIATATDPAATQETLRETAARGRFADTLRGVVAIDDAWGMIVFALAMVGAQALASGGVETGHVTGALREIGGATVLGVVIGLPGAYLTGRLKPGEPTQLEALGLVFLTAGVALWLNLSFLLAGMVAGAVIANRARHHERAFHEIELIERPFLILFFLLAGAAMELGALWQVGALGLGYVVLRIAARLVGGWIGGRLGGLSAQDSRWIGPALLPQAGVAVGMALIAAQSFPAHAETILTLTIGTTVVFELIGPLATAQAVRRASRD; the protein is encoded by the coding sequence ATGGAGGCGGGCGGCCTGACACAGCTGGCCCCGGCCTTTACCGGCTTTGGCGCGCTGTTTCTGGCCGGGCTGGCGGCGGACACGCTGGGCCGCCGGACAAGGCTGCCGCGCGTGACCTTGCTGTTGCTGCTGGGCATCGCGGTCGGCCCTTCGGCGCTGGGGCTGATCCCCGCCGCCGCCCTGAACCTGTACGAAGCGCTGTCGGCCGTGGCCCTGACCATGGTGGCCTTTCTGCTGGGCGGCTCGCTGACCCGCGACCGGCTCAGCGAACGGGGCAGGGCGATCCTGTGCGTGTCCGGCATGGTTGTCGTGGTGACGGTGATCGGCCTGACGCTGGGCCTGATGCTGATCGGGGTGCCGCCGGAACTGGCGCTGTTGCTGGGGGCCATCGCCACCGCGACCGACCCGGCCGCCACCCAGGAAACGCTGCGCGAAACCGCCGCGCGGGGTCGCTTTGCCGATACGTTGCGCGGGGTCGTCGCGATCGACGATGCCTGGGGGATGATCGTCTTTGCGCTGGCGATGGTCGGGGCGCAGGCCCTGGCCAGCGGCGGGGTCGAAACCGGGCATGTCACCGGCGCACTGCGCGAAATCGGCGGGGCAACCGTGCTTGGGGTCGTGATCGGCCTGCCCGGCGCCTACCTGACCGGCCGTCTCAAACCCGGAGAGCCGACCCAGCTCGAGGCGCTTGGCCTGGTGTTCCTGACCGCCGGGGTCGCACTGTGGCTGAACCTGTCCTTTTTGCTGGCCGGGATGGTCGCGGGGGCGGTGATCGCCAACAGGGCACGCCATCATGAACGCGCCTTCCACGAGATCGAGCTGATCGAGCGGCCCTTCCTGATCCTGTTCTTCCTGCTGGCGGGCGCCGCGATGGAGCTGGGTGCGCTTTGGCAGGTCGGGGCGCTGGGGCTGGGGTATGTGGTGCTGCGCATCGCCGCGCGCCTGGTGGGCGGCTGGATCGGCGGGCGGCTGGGCGGGCTGTCGGCACAGGACAGCCGCTGGATCGGCCCGGCGCTGCTGCCGCAGGCGGGGGTGGCCGTGGGCATGGCCCTGATCGCGGCACAAAGCTTTCCGGCCCATGCGGAAACGATCCTGACACTGACCATCGGCACCACGGTGGTCTTTGAACTGATCGGCCCGCTTGCCACCGCGCAGGCGGTCCGGCGGGCCTCTCGAGATTGA
- a CDS encoding thioredoxin family protein — protein sequence MNRRDFLILSAGAAALPLAAKAAPLTYATGLVEQRLAAGETVFLDFKASWCSTCAAQERVIQALKAENPDYEEKITFIDVDWDEHGKSKLAKSLNIPRRSTLVALKGDQELGRIVAQTSTASIKALMDTALGAASA from the coding sequence ATGAACAGACGTGACTTTTTGATTCTGTCCGCAGGCGCTGCGGCCCTGCCTCTGGCTGCCAAGGCCGCCCCGCTGACCTATGCCACCGGCCTGGTGGAACAGCGGCTGGCCGCTGGCGAAACCGTGTTCCTGGACTTCAAGGCCAGCTGGTGTTCGACTTGCGCCGCGCAAGAGCGGGTGATCCAGGCGCTGAAGGCCGAGAACCCCGACTACGAGGAAAAGATCACCTTTATCGACGTGGACTGGGACGAACACGGCAAGTCCAAGCTGGCGAAATCGCTGAACATTCCGCGCCGCTCGACGCTGGTGGCGCTGAAGGGCGACCAAGAGCTGGGCCGCATTGTCGCCCAGACCTCGACCGCCAGCATCAAGGCGCTGATGGACACCGCCCTGGGCGCCGCAAGCGCCTGA
- a CDS encoding cytochrome c biogenesis CcdA family protein: MELLFAYGAGLLTLINPCVVPVLPIVIATALQASRLGPVVMAAGLSLSFVVLGIGVTAFGHALGLDIDMISKASAVLMILFGLALLLPQAGAVLAGATAGLSARADAQMDTVDRGGLRGQFLGGLLLGAVWSPCIGPTLGGAISLASQGEGLGRATLIMVFFAAGVSTLILGLAYGTRGAIGRHNALLRRLAVRARPLLGGTFLLVGTALLLNWHHVIEAWLIGALPPWLIDLSVSL; encoded by the coding sequence ATGGAATTGCTTTTTGCATATGGCGCGGGCCTGCTGACGCTGATCAACCCCTGTGTTGTTCCCGTCCTGCCCATCGTGATCGCGACGGCCCTGCAGGCCAGTCGCCTGGGGCCGGTCGTGATGGCCGCCGGGCTGAGCCTGTCGTTTGTCGTTCTGGGGATTGGTGTCACCGCCTTTGGCCATGCGCTGGGGCTGGACATCGACATGATCTCCAAGGCCAGCGCGGTCTTGATGATCCTGTTCGGTCTGGCGCTGCTGCTGCCGCAGGCCGGGGCGGTTCTGGCCGGGGCCACCGCCGGGCTTTCGGCGCGGGCCGATGCGCAGATGGACACGGTTGATCGTGGCGGGCTGCGCGGTCAGTTCCTGGGCGGTTTGCTGCTGGGCGCGGTCTGGAGCCCCTGCATCGGTCCGACGCTGGGCGGCGCCATTTCGCTGGCCTCGCAGGGCGAAGGGCTGGGCCGCGCGACGCTGATCATGGTGTTCTTTGCCGCCGGGGTTTCGACGCTGATCCTTGGGCTGGCCTATGGCACACGCGGCGCGATCGGGCGGCACAATGCCCTGCTGCGCCGGCTTGCGGTGCGGGCGCGCCCGCTGCTGGGCGGCACCTTTTTGCTGGTCGGCACTGCGCTTTTGCTGAACTGGCACCACGTGATCGAAGCCTGGCTGATCGGCGCGCTGCCGCCCTGGCTGATCGACCTTTCCGTATCCCTTTGA
- a CDS encoding acetyl-CoA carboxylase carboxyltransferase subunit alpha → MTHYLDFEKPLAEIEGKAEELRAMARENEDMDIEDEAKALDRKADALLQDLYKKLTPWRKCQVARHPNRPHCKDYIDALFTEYTPLAGDRNFADDHAVMGGLARFNDTPVMVIGHEKGNDTQSRIERNFGMARPEGYRKAIRLMEMADKFGLPVVSLVDTPGAYPGKGAEERGQSEAIARSTEKCLQIGVPLVSVIIGEGGSGGAVAFATANRLAMLEHSVYSVISPEGCASILWKDSDKMREAAEALRLTAQDLLKLGVADRMIPEPLGGAHRDAAKTIDAVGKAIAAMLDDLAGQKPKELIGARRQKYLGMGAKGLAA, encoded by the coding sequence ATGACCCACTACCTCGACTTTGAAAAACCGCTGGCCGAAATCGAAGGCAAGGCGGAAGAGCTGCGTGCCATGGCGCGTGAAAACGAGGACATGGACATCGAGGACGAAGCCAAGGCGCTGGACCGCAAGGCAGACGCCCTGTTGCAGGACCTTTACAAAAAGCTGACGCCCTGGCGCAAATGCCAGGTGGCGCGCCATCCCAACCGCCCGCATTGCAAAGACTACATCGACGCGCTGTTCACCGAATACACGCCGCTGGCCGGGGACCGGAACTTTGCCGACGATCACGCGGTGATGGGCGGCCTTGCGCGGTTCAACGACACTCCGGTCATGGTCATCGGCCATGAAAAGGGCAACGACACGCAATCGCGGATCGAACGCAATTTCGGCATGGCCCGCCCCGAGGGCTATCGCAAGGCGATCCGGCTGATGGAAATGGCCGACAAGTTCGGCCTGCCGGTGGTGTCGCTGGTCGACACGCCCGGTGCCTATCCCGGCAAGGGCGCCGAGGAACGCGGCCAGTCCGAAGCGATTGCCCGGTCGACGGAAAAATGCCTGCAGATCGGCGTGCCGCTGGTGTCGGTCATCATCGGCGAAGGCGGTTCGGGCGGGGCGGTCGCCTTTGCCACGGCGAACCGTTTGGCGATGCTGGAACATTCGGTCTATTCGGTAATCTCGCCCGAGGGTTGTGCCTCGATCCTGTGGAAAGACAGCGACAAGATGCGCGAAGCCGCCGAGGCGCTGCGCCTGACCGCACAGGACCTGCTGAAGCTGGGCGTGGCCGACCGGATGATCCCCGAGCCGCTGGGCGGGGCGCACCGCGACGCCGCCAAGACCATCGACGCCGTCGGCAAGGCGATTGCCGCGATGCTGGACGATCTGGCCGGGCAAAAGCCCAAGGAACTGATCGGCGCGCGCCGCCAGAAATACCTGGGCATGGGCGCTAAGGGTCTGGCGGCCTGA
- a CDS encoding Spy/CpxP family protein refolding chaperone, translating into MKTYVLAAVLGLATATAAFAAPPAELSDPIVAYTPVIAKNADLLGLTEEQRADLKAWLASMPAQREALQNAAVEARAVLRAAIKDGAPVETRQKMAEEVGKLETQLVMMRSNCVDHWRGVLSEAQFAQMLELAEQ; encoded by the coding sequence ATGAAAACGTACGTACTTGCCGCCGTCCTTGGACTGGCCACCGCAACCGCCGCATTTGCCGCACCTCCGGCCGAGCTGTCGGATCCGATCGTTGCCTATACCCCTGTCATTGCCAAGAACGCGGACCTTCTGGGCCTGACCGAAGAACAGCGCGCCGATCTGAAGGCGTGGCTGGCCAGCATGCCCGCACAACGTGAAGCCCTGCAAAACGCCGCCGTCGAGGCCCGCGCCGTCCTGCGCGCCGCGATCAAGGACGGTGCGCCGGTCGAAACCCGCCAAAAAATGGCCGAAGAGGTTGGCAAGCTGGAAACCCAGTTGGTCATGATGCGCTCCAACTGCGTCGATCACTGGCGCGGCGTTCTGAGCGAGGCGCAATTCGCGCAGATGCTTGAGCTTGCGGAACAGTAA
- a CDS encoding LysE family translocator — MTYDLLAALALFCAATLFTPGPNNLMLMASGANFGLRRTLPHLTGVAVGFPIMVLPVGLGVMQVFDLWPPAYTILKALSVAYILWLAWKIAHAAPPKEAQTEARPLTFVQAAAFQWVNPKAWSMALGAITLYATSRDFTAILWVAGAFLSIGIVSALTWVTLGTGVRRLLARPERLRVFNWTMAGLLIASMVPVLLHP; from the coding sequence ATGACCTATGACCTGCTTGCCGCGCTGGCCTTGTTCTGCGCCGCCACCCTGTTCACACCCGGACCGAACAACCTGATGCTGATGGCCTCGGGGGCGAATTTCGGGCTGCGCCGGACGCTGCCGCATCTGACTGGCGTCGCGGTCGGGTTTCCGATCATGGTGCTGCCGGTCGGGCTGGGCGTCATGCAGGTGTTTGACCTGTGGCCACCCGCCTACACGATCCTCAAGGCGCTGTCGGTCGCCTATATCCTGTGGCTGGCCTGGAAGATCGCCCATGCCGCCCCGCCCAAGGAGGCGCAGACCGAAGCGCGCCCTTTGACCTTTGTTCAGGCGGCGGCCTTTCAATGGGTGAACCCCAAGGCCTGGTCGATGGCGCTGGGGGCGATCACCCTGTATGCCACCAGCCGGGATTTCACCGCGATCCTGTGGGTCGCTGGCGCATTCCTGAGCATCGGCATCGTGTCGGCCCTGACCTGGGTGACGCTGGGCACCGGGGTGCGGCGGCTGCTGGCACGGCCCGAACGGCTGCGGGTTTTCAACTGGACCATGGCGGGGCTGTTGATCGCCTCGATGGTGCCGGTGCTGCTGCACCCGTAA
- a CDS encoding VIT1/CCC1 transporter family protein, protein MPTASAHPGDPHYITRSGWLRAAVLGANDGVVSVSSLIVGVAAADPNPSAVFIAGIAGLTAGAMSMAAGEYVSVSSQSDTEKADIARETKALADLPEEELAELAAIYREKGLSAETALVVARELTASDALGAHVRDELGLSEAHAANPLQAALASGATFSVAAAIPLLAALVAPEGAIIPVVLVVTVITLAALGALGAKAGAAPVLRATLRVVVWGVFAMAVTAGIGTLFGVSV, encoded by the coding sequence ATGCCCACAGCATCCGCCCACCCCGGAGACCCGCATTACATCACGCGCAGCGGCTGGCTGCGGGCGGCCGTGCTTGGCGCCAATGACGGGGTTGTCTCGGTCTCGTCACTGATCGTCGGGGTCGCGGCGGCCGATCCGAACCCGTCTGCGGTTTTCATCGCCGGAATCGCGGGGTTGACCGCCGGGGCCATGTCGATGGCGGCGGGGGAATATGTTTCGGTCTCGTCGCAGTCGGATACGGAAAAGGCCGATATCGCCCGCGAAACCAAGGCGCTTGCAGATTTGCCCGAGGAAGAGCTGGCCGAACTTGCTGCCATCTACCGTGAAAAGGGGCTGAGCGCGGAAACCGCGCTTGTGGTCGCCAGGGAACTGACCGCCAGCGATGCTCTGGGCGCCCATGTGCGCGACGAACTCGGCCTCTCCGAGGCGCATGCCGCCAACCCGCTTCAGGCCGCGCTTGCCTCGGGGGCGACCTTCAGCGTTGCGGCGGCGATTCCACTGCTGGCGGCCCTTGTCGCGCCAGAGGGGGCAATCATTCCGGTCGTCCTTGTGGTCACGGTCATCACCCTTGCCGCGCTCGGCGCCTTGGGGGCCAAGGCGGGGGCCGCGCCGGTGCTGCGCGCGACCTTGCGCGTGGTTGTCTGGGGGGTGTTCGCCATGGCCGTCACCGCCGGGATCGGGACGTTGTTCGGGGTCAGCGTGTAA
- a CDS encoding L-malyl-CoA/beta-methylmalyl-CoA lyase, translated as MSFRLQPAPAARPNRCQLFGPGSNTKLFAKMAASAADVINLDLEDSVAPSDKDSARANVIQAIGDIDWGNKTLSVRINGLDTPYWYRDVVDLLEQAGDRLDQIMIPKVGCAADIYAVDALVTAIERAKGRTKPIKFEVIIESAAGIAHVEEIAAASPRLEAMSLGAADFAASMGMATTGIGGTQENYYMLHEGQKHWSDPWHWAQAAIVAACRTHGVLPVDGPFGDFSDDDGYRAQALRSATLGMVGKWAIHPKQIALANEVFTPSEAAVAEAREILAAMEEAKAKGEGATVYKGRLVDIASIKQAEVIVRQSEMIAAN; from the coding sequence ATGTCCTTCCGTCTTCAGCCCGCTCCGGCTGCGCGTCCCAACCGTTGCCAGTTGTTTGGACCCGGTTCGAATACCAAGCTGTTTGCCAAGATGGCGGCGTCGGCCGCTGATGTGATCAATCTGGACCTCGAAGATTCGGTGGCGCCCAGTGACAAGGACAGCGCGCGGGCCAATGTCATTCAGGCGATCGGCGACATCGACTGGGGCAACAAGACGCTGTCGGTGCGGATCAACGGGCTGGACACGCCCTATTGGTATCGCGACGTGGTGGACCTGCTGGAACAGGCCGGCGACCGGCTTGACCAGATCATGATCCCCAAGGTTGGCTGCGCCGCCGACATCTATGCGGTCGACGCACTGGTCACCGCCATCGAGCGCGCCAAGGGCCGCACAAAGCCGATCAAGTTCGAAGTGATCATCGAATCCGCCGCTGGCATTGCCCATGTCGAGGAAATCGCCGCCGCCAGCCCCCGGCTGGAAGCGATGAGCCTTGGCGCCGCAGATTTTGCGGCCTCGATGGGTATGGCGACCACCGGCATCGGCGGCACGCAGGAAAACTATTACATGCTGCACGAGGGCCAGAAACACTGGTCCGACCCGTGGCACTGGGCGCAGGCCGCCATCGTTGCCGCCTGCCGCACCCATGGCGTGCTGCCGGTCGACGGGCCCTTTGGCGATTTCAGCGACGACGACGGATACCGCGCGCAGGCGCTGCGCTCGGCGACGCTGGGCATGGTCGGCAAATGGGCCATCCACCCCAAGCAGATCGCCCTGGCCAACGAGGTATTCACCCCGTCCGAAGCCGCCGTCGCCGAAGCGCGCGAGATCCTGGCCGCGATGGAAGAGGCCAAGGCCAAAGGCGAAGGCGCAACCGTCTACAAGGGCCGTCTGGTCGACATCGCAAGCATCAAACAGGCCGAGGTCATCGTGCGCCAATCCGAGATGATCGCCGCAAACTGA
- the dgcN gene encoding N-acetyltransferase DgcN produces the protein MIETPYLLFLGDAPDPLAAKVAQGIKDWRPENCVGQLRMEGCMADMKLPDMTLEEAKAAGAKTLVIGVANRGGKISQAWKKVLVGALEEGFDLASGLHNLLRNEPDLVAVAKACGRALHDVRVPEVEYPIANGEKRRGKRVLAVGTDCSVGKMYTALALDKAMREMGMKSTFRATGQTGILITGDGVPLDAVIADFMAGSIEWLTPDNDADHWDIIEGQGSLFHVSFSGVTLALIHGGQPDALILCHEPTRSHMRGLPGYALPSLEDLRDLSLQMAKVANPDCRVVGVSINTQHMGEAEAATYCEAIEAQFGLSTVDPFRHGAARLAEALAAF, from the coding sequence ATGATCGAGACTCCGTATTTGCTGTTCCTCGGGGATGCCCCCGATCCGCTTGCGGCCAAGGTGGCGCAGGGCATCAAGGACTGGCGCCCCGAGAACTGCGTGGGCCAGTTGCGCATGGAAGGCTGCATGGCGGACATGAAACTGCCGGACATGACACTGGAAGAGGCCAAGGCCGCCGGCGCCAAGACTCTGGTGATCGGCGTGGCGAACCGTGGCGGCAAGATCAGCCAGGCCTGGAAAAAGGTGCTGGTCGGCGCGCTTGAAGAAGGGTTCGACCTTGCCTCGGGCTTGCACAACCTGTTGCGCAACGAACCCGACCTGGTGGCGGTGGCCAAGGCCTGCGGGCGCGCCCTGCACGACGTACGGGTGCCCGAGGTGGAATACCCCATCGCCAATGGTGAAAAACGCCGTGGCAAGCGTGTTCTGGCGGTTGGCACCGATTGCTCCGTCGGCAAGATGTACACGGCGCTCGCGCTGGACAAGGCGATGCGCGAGATGGGGATGAAAAGCACCTTTCGCGCGACCGGGCAGACCGGCATCCTGATCACCGGTGACGGGGTGCCGCTGGATGCGGTGATCGCCGATTTCATGGCCGGGTCGATCGAATGGCTGACGCCGGACAACGACGCGGATCACTGGGACATCATCGAAGGGCAGGGCAGCCTGTTCCACGTCAGCTTTTCCGGGGTGACTTTGGCGTTGATCCATGGCGGTCAGCCCGATGCGCTGATCCTGTGCCACGAACCGACGCGCAGCCACATGCGGGGGTTGCCGGGCTATGCCTTGCCCTCGCTTGAGGACCTGCGCGATCTGTCGCTGCAAATGGCCAAGGTGGCCAATCCTGATTGCCGGGTGGTCGGGGTGTCGATCAACACCCAGCACATGGGCGAAGCCGAAGCGGCGACCTATTGCGAGGCGATCGAGGCGCAGTTCGGGTTGTCGACGGTGGATCCGTTCCGCCATGGTGCTGCGCGTCTGGCCGAGGCCCTGGCGGCGTTTTGA
- the dgcA gene encoding N-acetyl-D-Glu racemase DgcA — protein MTIDVTRDVFRLAEAFTISRGSRTEAQVLTVRVTRGGVTGWGECVPYARYGETLESVEAEIAGLPGDVTRDALAGLLPAGAARNAVDCALWDLEAKQAGRRVWELAGLAAPGPEVTAYTLSLGEPSAMEASARKHAHRPLLKIKLGTPDDMPRLEAVRRGAPMARIIVDANEGWSAKVYADLAPHLVRLGVSLVEQPLPAGEDAALIGMDRPVPVCADESCHDRASLPALKGKYDVVNIKLDKTGGLTEALALRDAARAEGYKVMVGCMVGSSLAMAPAVLVAQGALVTDLDGPLLLAEDRENALHYDEAGVHPSGPALWG, from the coding sequence ATGACCATTGACGTGACGCGGGATGTTTTCCGACTGGCCGAGGCCTTTACCATTTCGCGGGGCAGCCGCACCGAAGCGCAGGTTCTGACGGTTCGGGTGACGCGCGGCGGGGTGACCGGCTGGGGCGAATGTGTGCCCTATGCGCGCTATGGCGAGACCCTGGAAAGCGTCGAGGCAGAGATCGCGGGATTGCCCGGGGATGTGACGCGGGATGCCTTGGCCGGGTTGTTGCCCGCGGGGGCGGCGCGCAATGCGGTGGATTGCGCGCTGTGGGATCTGGAGGCCAAGCAGGCAGGTCGGCGGGTTTGGGAGTTGGCCGGGTTGGCGGCTCCGGGGCCCGAGGTGACGGCTTATACGTTGTCGCTTGGGGAACCCAGCGCAATGGAGGCGTCGGCCCGCAAGCATGCACATCGCCCGTTGCTCAAGATCAAGCTGGGTACGCCGGATGACATGCCACGGTTGGAGGCCGTGCGGCGCGGCGCGCCTATGGCCCGGATCATTGTCGATGCGAACGAGGGATGGAGTGCGAAGGTTTACGCCGATCTGGCGCCGCATCTGGTGCGGCTGGGCGTGTCCTTGGTCGAACAGCCCCTGCCTGCCGGCGAAGACGCGGCCCTGATCGGCATGGATCGACCGGTACCGGTGTGCGCCGACGAATCCTGCCATGACCGGGCCAGTCTGCCGGCGCTGAAGGGCAAGTATGACGTGGTCAACATCAAGCTGGACAAGACCGGCGGCTTGACCGAGGCATTGGCGCTGCGCGATGCGGCCCGCGCCGAGGGCTACAAGGTCATGGTGGGCTGCATGGTGGGATCGTCTTTGGCGATGGCCCCGGCGGTTCTGGTGGCGCAGGGTGCGCTGGTGACGGACCTTGACGGGCCGCTGCTATTGGCGGAAGACCGTGAGAACGCTTTGCATTATGACGAGGCCGGGGTGCATCCGTCAGGCCCCGCCCTCTGGGGATAA